A portion of the Flavobacterium magnum genome contains these proteins:
- the porQ gene encoding type IX secretion system protein PorQ translates to MFKNRLTCIVFLISAASFGQIGGKSVYQFLSLITSPRQSALGGKVLTLYDYDVNQAFFNPATINPAMDNRLSVNYGSLFGEVTYGTAAYAYTYDRHVQTFHGGVNYVNYGTFEGTDENGNRTSDFTGSEIALSFGYAYNVPFSDFYVGANAKLISSTLESYNSFGAAVDLGALYIDEDNDVNWAFVVRNVGTQITTYAGTREKLPLEVMFGVSQEMENVPIRWHVTLENLQQWQIAFSNPARAEGSIDGGSTPEKVSIFNNALRHVILGAELFPKKGFNLRVGYNFRRAEELRLLEQRNFSGISVGFGLKINKLKFDYSYSRYTLAANTSLFGLTINFGDE, encoded by the coding sequence ATGTTTAAAAACCGACTTACCTGCATAGTGTTCTTGATTTCTGCTGCTTCCTTCGGGCAGATAGGCGGGAAATCGGTTTACCAGTTCCTGAGCCTGATCACCTCGCCGAGGCAGTCAGCGCTGGGCGGTAAAGTGCTGACGCTGTATGATTACGATGTGAACCAGGCGTTTTTCAACCCTGCGACGATTAACCCTGCGATGGACAACCGGCTATCTGTAAATTATGGAAGCCTGTTTGGGGAGGTAACCTACGGCACAGCCGCGTATGCCTATACCTACGACCGGCATGTGCAGACGTTCCATGGCGGGGTCAACTATGTCAATTACGGCACGTTTGAAGGCACCGATGAGAATGGAAACCGCACGTCAGACTTTACGGGCAGCGAGATCGCGCTTTCGTTTGGGTACGCGTACAATGTGCCCTTTTCGGATTTTTATGTGGGCGCCAATGCGAAGCTGATTTCGTCAACGCTGGAAAGCTACAATTCGTTTGGGGCTGCGGTAGACCTCGGGGCGCTGTATATCGATGAGGATAATGATGTGAACTGGGCTTTTGTGGTCAGGAATGTTGGCACACAGATTACGACTTATGCCGGAACCCGTGAAAAATTACCGTTGGAAGTCATGTTCGGCGTGTCACAGGAAATGGAGAATGTGCCGATCCGATGGCATGTGACGCTGGAAAACCTGCAGCAATGGCAAATCGCTTTTTCAAATCCGGCGCGGGCCGAAGGGTCAATCGATGGCGGTTCGACTCCTGAAAAAGTGTCCATCTTTAACAATGCCCTGCGACATGTAATCCTTGGTGCCGAATTATTTCCAAAGAAAGGTTTTAACCTCCGTGTCGGTTATAATTTCAGGAGGGCAGAGGAGCTGCGTCTTTTGGAACAACGGAATTTCTCCGGGATTTCTGTCGGATTCGGTTTAAAAATCAACAAACTGAAATTTGATTATTCTTATTCACGGTATACTTTGGCTGCCAATACGAGCCTGTTCGGATTGACCATTAATTTCGGGGATGAATAG
- the rpsA gene encoding 30S ribosomal protein S1, giving the protein MSEQTKTQAEFLENFNWHNFQEGIDAVDEKNLQEFEELVDKTFISTDQEEVVEGVVVRITDRDAIVDINAKSEGVISLNEFRYNPNLKVGDKVEVLIDIREDKTGQLVLSHRKARTIKAWDRVINANETGEIVNGFVKCRTKGGMIVDVFGIEAFLPGSQIDVKPIRDYDQYVNKMMEFKVVKINHEFKNVVVSHKALIEADIEVQKKEIIGQLQKGQVLEGVVKNITSYGVFIDLGGVDGLIHITDLSWSRINHPSEVLELDQKLNVVILDFDDEKTRIQLGLKQLNAHPWDALDANLKVGDKVKGKVVVIADYGAFIEVAEGVEGLIHVSEMSWSTHLRSAQDFVKVGDTVEAVILTLDREDRKMSLGIKQLSQDPWTDITAKYPVGSKHTGIVRNFTNFGVFVELEEGIDGLIYISDLSWTKKIKHPSEFVSVGEKLDVVVLELDVDGRKLSLGHKQTQANPWDKYEDSFAVGTVHNGTVAEIVDKGATVEFGDDIVAFIPSRHLEKEDGKKLKKGEVADFKVIEFNKEFKRVVASHTAIFREEEEKNAKAASDAVASNNNNSQSSTLGDNNDILAELKAKMEKGEK; this is encoded by the coding sequence ATGTCTGAACAAACAAAAACACAAGCGGAATTTTTAGAGAACTTTAACTGGCACAACTTCCAGGAAGGAATTGATGCTGTGGATGAGAAAAACCTACAGGAATTCGAAGAATTGGTAGACAAGACTTTCATCTCAACAGATCAGGAAGAAGTAGTGGAAGGTGTTGTAGTAAGGATCACTGACCGTGACGCTATTGTTGACATCAACGCGAAGTCTGAAGGAGTTATCTCTTTGAACGAGTTCCGTTACAATCCAAACCTGAAAGTAGGTGACAAAGTAGAAGTATTGATCGACATCCGTGAGGACAAGACCGGTCAGTTGGTACTTTCACACAGAAAAGCACGTACGATCAAAGCATGGGATCGCGTAATCAACGCAAACGAAACAGGAGAAATCGTAAACGGTTTTGTAAAATGCAGGACTAAAGGCGGTATGATTGTTGACGTTTTCGGAATTGAGGCGTTCTTACCAGGTTCACAAATTGACGTAAAACCAATCCGTGATTACGATCAGTATGTAAACAAAATGATGGAATTCAAAGTAGTGAAAATCAACCACGAATTCAAAAACGTTGTGGTTTCTCACAAAGCGCTTATCGAAGCGGATATTGAAGTACAGAAAAAAGAAATCATCGGTCAGTTGCAAAAAGGACAGGTACTTGAAGGTGTGGTGAAAAACATCACTTCTTACGGAGTATTCATCGACCTTGGCGGTGTTGACGGATTGATCCACATCACTGACCTTTCATGGTCAAGAATCAACCACCCAAGTGAAGTACTTGAATTGGATCAGAAACTGAACGTGGTAATCCTTGATTTCGACGACGAGAAAACAAGAATCCAGTTGGGTCTTAAGCAGTTGAACGCTCACCCATGGGATGCATTGGATGCAAACCTGAAAGTAGGTGATAAAGTGAAAGGTAAAGTAGTTGTAATCGCTGATTACGGTGCATTTATCGAAGTAGCTGAAGGTGTTGAAGGTTTAATCCACGTATCTGAAATGTCATGGTCTACGCACCTGCGTTCAGCCCAGGATTTCGTAAAAGTGGGTGATACTGTTGAAGCGGTTATCCTTACTTTAGACCGTGAAGACCGTAAGATGTCTTTGGGTATCAAGCAATTGTCTCAGGATCCATGGACTGACATTACAGCGAAATACCCTGTAGGTTCTAAGCACACAGGTATCGTTCGTAACTTTACAAACTTCGGAGTATTCGTAGAATTGGAAGAAGGAATTGACGGATTGATCTACATCTCTGACCTGTCATGGACTAAGAAAATCAAGCACCCATCTGAATTCGTAAGCGTTGGTGAAAAACTGGACGTGGTTGTGTTAGAGCTTGATGTTGACGGACGCAAACTGTCTTTGGGCCACAAACAAACCCAGGCTAACCCATGGGATAAGTATGAGGATTCGTTCGCAGTAGGTACCGTTCACAACGGGACTGTAGCAGAAATCGTTGATAAAGGCGCTACTGTAGAATTTGGCGATGACATCGTTGCTTTCATCCCTTCACGTCACCTTGAGAAAGAAGACGGTAAGAAATTGAAGAAAGGCGAAGTAGCTGATTTCAAGGTAATCGAATTCAACAAGGAATTCAAGAGGGTTGTAGCTTCGCACACAGCCATCTTCCGTGAGGAAGAGGAGAAAAACGCGAAAGCGGCAAGCGATGCGGTGGCTTCAAACAACAACAACAGCCAGTCGTCTACATTAGGAGACAACAACGACATCTTAGCTGAATTGAAAGCGAAGATGGAAAAAGGAGAGAAATAA
- a CDS encoding nucleoside permease, with translation MSIKFRLTVMSFLQFFVWGAWLITIGTYCFNAKGWTGAEFGAIFSTLGLSSLFMPAITGIIADKWINAEKLYGILHIFYGIILFFVPKVNDPNTLYYVIFGAMICYMPTISLSNSIAYNILKNNKYDVVKDFPPIRVWGTIGFIIAMWLTNIFSSETPPEFIKDFGLGIGKFIADVFGSPIFANQFYIAAFFAIILGVYSFTLPKCPPQKLIADDASLAEQLGLNAFKLFSNSKMAMFLLFSLFLGAALQLTNMYGDSYLDDFGKITEYKKTFVVEGRTFIMSISQISETLFILAIPFFLKRFGIKRVMLISMFAWVLRFGLFAYGNPTDGLWMIILSCIVYGMAFDFFNISGSLFVETTTDSKIRSSAQGLFMMMTNGVGAYLGSKISGIVIDEYFTHDGLKDWHNIWFSFAIYSLIIAVLFGLFFKHKHVPEDVAEIAH, from the coding sequence ATGAGTATAAAGTTTAGGCTTACGGTCATGAGTTTCCTGCAGTTTTTTGTTTGGGGTGCCTGGCTGATAACGATCGGGACTTATTGTTTTAATGCCAAAGGTTGGACTGGAGCCGAATTTGGAGCCATTTTTTCAACACTTGGCTTATCATCTCTTTTTATGCCGGCGATCACAGGTATTATCGCCGATAAATGGATCAACGCTGAAAAGCTCTACGGAATCCTTCACATCTTCTATGGTATCATTTTATTTTTTGTCCCGAAAGTAAATGATCCCAACACATTATATTATGTGATTTTCGGGGCGATGATTTGCTATATGCCTACCATATCGCTGTCAAATTCTATTGCCTACAATATTCTTAAGAACAACAAATATGATGTGGTAAAAGATTTTCCACCCATCAGGGTTTGGGGAACCATCGGTTTTATTATTGCTATGTGGCTTACCAATATTTTCAGTTCTGAAACGCCACCCGAGTTCATCAAGGATTTCGGATTGGGCATAGGGAAATTTATTGCTGATGTTTTTGGCAGCCCAATTTTTGCCAACCAATTTTACATAGCCGCATTTTTTGCAATTATATTGGGAGTTTATTCATTTACACTTCCAAAATGCCCACCGCAGAAACTTATTGCAGACGATGCTTCTTTGGCAGAGCAACTGGGTTTAAACGCTTTCAAATTGTTTTCGAATTCGAAAATGGCAATGTTTCTTCTTTTTTCACTCTTTCTTGGCGCGGCGCTGCAATTGACGAATATGTATGGCGATTCCTATCTGGATGATTTTGGCAAGATTACTGAGTATAAGAAAACATTTGTGGTAGAAGGGAGAACATTTATTATGTCTATTTCACAAATATCAGAAACCTTATTTATCCTGGCGATTCCATTTTTTCTTAAGCGTTTCGGGATAAAGCGCGTCATGCTGATTTCGATGTTTGCATGGGTATTGCGTTTCGGATTGTTTGCTTACGGAAATCCAACGGATGGTTTATGGATGATTATACTGTCTTGTATTGTGTACGGAATGGCATTTGATTTTTTCAATATTTCCGGGTCTTTATTTGTAGAAACGACCACGGATTCAAAGATTCGTTCCAGTGCCCAGGGATTATTTATGATGATGACCAATGGAGTAGGGGCTTATTTGGGCAGTAAAATAAGTGGGATTGTTATTGATGAATATTTCACCCATGACGGACTTAAGGATTGGCACAATATCTGGTTTTCCTTTGCGATATATTCATTGATAATAGCGGTGCTGTTCGGACTTTTCTTTAAGCACAAGCACGTGCCGGAAGATGTGGCGGAAATAGCGCACTAA
- the cmk gene encoding (d)CMP kinase: MQKITIAIDGFSSTGKSTIAKQLANYLGYVYVDTGAMYRAVTFFAMQNGYIDKEFFDRDTLIASLPYIKLHFVFNAELGFGEMYLNDVNVEKEIRTIEVSGFVSRVAEVSEVRAKLVEQQQQMGKDKGIVMDGRDIGTVVFPDAELKIFMTASATTRAQRRYDELKAKGDNVSFDDVLKNVEERDYIDTHREDSPLVKADGAYEIDNSDLTREAQFDTVLDLISKVAAK, encoded by the coding sequence ATGCAAAAAATCACCATCGCCATTGACGGCTTCTCATCCACAGGAAAAAGTACGATTGCCAAACAGCTCGCCAACTATCTTGGCTATGTGTACGTCGATACCGGCGCGATGTACCGGGCAGTAACATTCTTCGCGATGCAGAACGGTTATATCGATAAGGAATTTTTTGATCGGGATACCTTGATTGCGAGCCTGCCTTACATCAAGCTTCATTTTGTTTTCAATGCGGAACTGGGTTTCGGCGAGATGTACCTGAACGATGTCAATGTGGAGAAGGAAATCCGCACCATCGAAGTGTCAGGATTTGTAAGCAGGGTGGCTGAAGTGTCTGAAGTACGCGCGAAGCTCGTCGAACAGCAACAGCAGATGGGCAAGGATAAAGGCATCGTGATGGATGGCCGCGATATCGGGACGGTTGTTTTCCCGGATGCCGAATTAAAAATATTCATGACCGCGAGTGCCACGACCCGCGCACAAAGGCGGTACGACGAACTCAAAGCCAAGGGGGATAACGTCTCTTTTGACGACGTACTAAAAAACGTTGAAGAGCGCGATTATATCGATACCCACCGCGAGGATTCCCCATTGGTGAAAGCGGATGGGGCATACGAGATTGACAATTCTGACCTCACGCGCGAAGCGCAATTCGATACGGTGCTTGACCTGATCAGCAAAGTGGCCGCTAAGTGA
- a CDS encoding DUF7619 domain-containing protein has product MKNLYLFIIAICCISVNAQIVDIPDTNFKLKLLAASASNQIAKNLSNQYFKIDQNDNGQIEVSEALQVSYLDAGNYTNPMPYFSDVTGIKSFENLKWFSCEFNQIASIDVSGLSGLKYLDFQANNLLSMNLNGLINLESLDCSENELQAFDFNPFITLKELYCRFNHFTSIDFSPLVNLEKLSCSYCMLSSLDVSTLTQLKLLHCESNPISSIDLSELHQLETLYIGDNNIVTLDVTYSDHLQSLACSNSLLLEHILLKSNSFDVNGLYMYNVPSLHYICTSEPYRPFIESFLQSYGFTNVIVNDYCMLHPADSFYSIKTNLLFDNDNNGCEISEAVTPSMEFQIERNGESANVFYNGSGDFIFPSPEGEYIITPLFDTDYFNISPSSVTVQFPSQPSPSIQDFCITANGNHPDLEISVLPLNMPFPGDHAEYKIIFKNKGNQAQSGAISFAYDDAVVDFFNANPAHDISTTGLLTWNFNNLKPLQSGVIWVNMELNSPTDTPDLNSGDVLNYTASIISADPDETPEDNTFQLTETVINSFDPNNKVCLEGKKVLEETVGKYVHYIIHFENTGSANARNIVIKDIINAARFDAASLVPLDGSHPFVTRRRNNNTYEFIFENIQLPFDDANNDGYVAFKIKTSPTLVAGDSFRNKASIYFDYNMPVITNNTLTTVQSSLGIDDFDLNNHFTLFPNPVDDILNIKSKDNAVIHSLSVYNVLGQLVLTVANPMESIDLSGLTTGTYVISIVTDKGKASSKFIKK; this is encoded by the coding sequence ATGAAAAATCTTTACTTATTTATTATTGCAATTTGCTGCATTTCGGTTAATGCACAAATAGTTGATATTCCTGATACGAATTTTAAGTTAAAGCTTTTAGCGGCTTCTGCTTCGAATCAAATAGCAAAAAACCTGAGCAATCAGTATTTTAAGATTGACCAGAATGACAACGGACAAATAGAAGTCTCTGAAGCATTGCAGGTAAGTTATCTTGATGCGGGCAATTACACAAATCCAATGCCTTATTTCTCAGACGTCACAGGGATAAAAAGTTTTGAGAATCTTAAATGGTTTTCCTGTGAGTTCAATCAAATAGCATCTATTGATGTCTCCGGGCTTTCAGGCCTGAAATATTTGGATTTCCAGGCAAATAACCTTTTGTCCATGAATTTAAATGGACTTATTAATCTTGAATCACTGGATTGCTCTGAAAATGAATTGCAAGCATTTGATTTTAATCCATTTATAACATTAAAGGAACTATACTGCAGATTCAATCATTTTACTTCCATTGATTTTTCACCCCTTGTAAACCTTGAAAAGTTAAGCTGCTCCTACTGTATGCTCTCAAGCCTTGATGTGTCCACACTCACACAATTGAAATTATTGCATTGCGAAAGCAATCCGATTTCATCGATTGATCTTTCAGAATTGCATCAATTAGAGACGCTTTACATTGGCGATAACAATATTGTAACACTTGACGTCACTTACTCTGACCACCTGCAGTCTTTGGCGTGTTCTAACAGCCTGCTCCTTGAACATATATTGCTGAAAAGCAATTCTTTCGATGTAAACGGGCTCTATATGTATAATGTTCCCAGTCTGCATTATATCTGTACATCGGAACCATACAGGCCTTTTATAGAGTCTTTTCTCCAAAGCTACGGATTTACAAATGTTATCGTAAACGATTATTGCATGCTTCATCCTGCAGACAGCTTTTACAGCATTAAGACAAACTTATTATTTGACAACGATAATAATGGCTGTGAAATTTCTGAGGCCGTAACCCCCTCGATGGAGTTCCAGATTGAAAGGAATGGTGAGTCCGCCAATGTCTTCTATAACGGTTCAGGGGATTTCATCTTTCCTTCACCCGAAGGAGAATACATTATCACGCCGCTTTTTGACACAGACTATTTCAATATTTCGCCTTCGTCGGTGACGGTTCAGTTTCCTTCGCAGCCTTCGCCTTCAATACAGGATTTCTGTATCACCGCCAATGGGAACCATCCGGATTTGGAAATTTCAGTCCTGCCACTTAATATGCCTTTTCCCGGCGACCACGCAGAATACAAGATTATTTTTAAGAACAAAGGCAATCAGGCACAGTCCGGAGCGATAAGTTTTGCATATGATGATGCGGTAGTCGATTTTTTTAATGCCAATCCCGCCCACGACATCTCGACAACCGGATTGCTCACATGGAACTTCAACAATCTTAAGCCATTGCAGAGCGGTGTAATCTGGGTCAATATGGAATTGAATTCTCCCACCGATACACCCGATCTCAACAGTGGCGACGTGCTTAACTATACGGCATCCATTATATCTGCTGATCCGGATGAGACGCCGGAAGACAACACTTTTCAGCTGACTGAAACTGTAATTAATTCTTTTGATCCCAATAACAAGGTTTGTCTCGAAGGGAAAAAGGTTTTGGAGGAAACGGTCGGTAAATACGTGCATTATATTATTCATTTTGAAAATACCGGAAGCGCGAATGCCCGGAATATTGTCATTAAGGATATCATAAATGCGGCTCGATTTGATGCCGCTTCTCTGGTACCACTTGACGGAAGTCATCCTTTTGTCACCAGAAGGCGCAACAATAACACTTACGAATTTATCTTTGAAAACATCCAATTGCCTTTTGATGATGCTAATAATGATGGTTACGTGGCTTTTAAGATAAAAACATCGCCAACATTGGTCGCGGGCGATAGTTTCAGGAATAAGGCTTCCATATATTTTGATTATAATATGCCTGTTATAACCAACAATACGCTTACAACAGTTCAGTCCAGTTTAGGAATTGATGACTTTGATTTAAATAATCATTTTACATTATTCCCGAATCCTGTGGATGATATTTTGAATATCAAATCAAAAGACAATGCGGTTATTCATTCTCTTTCAGTTTACAATGTTTTGGGACAGTTGGTTTTAACCGTTGCCAATCCGATGGAAAGCATCGACCTGTCCGGATTGACCACAGGAACTTATGTCATTAGTATTGTTACGGATAAGGGAAAGGCGTCGTCGAAGTTTATCAAGAAGTAA
- the lon gene encoding endopeptidase La: MSSQKITTLDNLSLQDLDSEADLIPLLTAEDEEEMANEQLPLSLPILPLRNTVLFPGVVIPITAGRDKSIKLINDANNSDKIIGVVSQINEEVEDPTSVDINTIGTVAKILRVLKMPDGNITVILQGKKRFEIERVTTEIPYLKADIKEVPEERPKNGEKEFSAIIDSLKELATQIIQESPNIPTEATFAIKNIESQSFLVNFVSSNMNLSVREKQDLLAMNNLKDRALATLKFMNIELQKLELKNDIQSKVRFDLDQQQREYFLHQQMKTIQEELGGVSHEEEIDDMRQKAKAKKWDEKTQKHFDKELSKMQRMNPQAPDFGIQRNYLELFLELPWNEFSKDNFDLKRAQQVLDRDHFGLEDVKKRMIEHLAVLKLRNDMKSPILCLTGPPGVGKTSIGKSVAEALGREYVRISLGGLRDEAEIRGHRKTYIGAMPGRIIQSIKKAGTSNPVFVLDEIDKLSNSNQGDPSSALLEVLDPEQNSEFYDNFLEMGYDLSKIMFIATSNNLSAIQPALRDRMEIIKMSGYTIEEKVEIAKNHLFPKQLAAHGLTPKQLTIGKKQLEKIIEGYTRESGVRNLENKLAQVIRHAAKSVAMEEAYNSKVSDADIVEILGAPKLHRDKSESNEVAGVVTGLAWTSVGGDILFIESLISKGKGTMSMTGNLGNVMKESATIALEYIKANAEQLGIDQEILSKYNLHIHIPEGATPKDGPSAGIAMLTSLVSVLKQKKIRKSLAMTGEITLRGKVLPVGGIKEKILAAKRANIKEIIMCLDNKSDVEEINKTYIEGLTFHYVKEMSEVLKIAILDEKVKNAKTLS; encoded by the coding sequence ATGTCCAGCCAAAAAATTACCACACTTGACAACTTGTCACTTCAGGATTTAGACTCCGAAGCCGATCTTATACCCCTTTTAACGGCCGAAGATGAGGAAGAAATGGCCAATGAGCAGCTTCCGCTTTCATTACCGATACTCCCGTTACGCAACACGGTCCTGTTTCCCGGTGTTGTCATCCCCATCACAGCGGGCCGGGACAAATCGATCAAGCTGATTAACGATGCCAACAACAGCGATAAGATTATCGGGGTGGTGTCGCAAATCAATGAGGAAGTTGAAGATCCCACATCCGTAGACATTAATACCATTGGGACCGTGGCCAAAATCCTGCGGGTTTTGAAAATGCCCGACGGGAACATCACAGTCATCCTCCAGGGGAAAAAGCGTTTCGAGATCGAAAGGGTCACCACTGAAATACCCTATCTCAAAGCCGACATCAAGGAAGTGCCCGAAGAGCGCCCCAAAAATGGTGAAAAGGAATTTTCAGCGATCATTGACTCGCTCAAGGAACTCGCTACGCAGATCATTCAGGAAAGTCCGAATATCCCCACTGAAGCGACGTTTGCGATCAAGAATATTGAAAGCCAGTCATTCCTCGTCAATTTCGTGTCGTCCAACATGAACCTTTCGGTGAGGGAAAAGCAGGATTTGCTTGCGATGAACAACCTCAAGGACCGCGCTTTGGCCACATTAAAATTCATGAATATCGAGTTGCAGAAACTTGAACTCAAGAACGACATCCAGTCGAAAGTACGGTTCGACCTTGACCAGCAGCAACGCGAATATTTCCTGCATCAGCAGATGAAGACCATACAGGAAGAACTGGGTGGCGTCTCGCACGAGGAGGAAATTGATGACATGCGCCAAAAGGCGAAAGCCAAAAAATGGGATGAAAAGACGCAGAAGCATTTCGATAAGGAATTGTCGAAAATGCAGCGCATGAACCCGCAGGCGCCTGACTTTGGCATACAAAGAAATTATCTTGAACTGTTCCTCGAACTGCCGTGGAATGAATTCTCCAAAGACAACTTTGACCTGAAGCGCGCACAACAGGTGCTGGATCGGGATCATTTTGGGCTCGAGGATGTGAAGAAGCGGATGATCGAACACCTTGCGGTCCTGAAACTGCGCAACGACATGAAATCGCCGATCCTATGCCTTACCGGACCTCCCGGGGTAGGGAAAACCTCCATCGGGAAATCTGTAGCGGAGGCGCTCGGACGAGAATATGTGCGCATCTCGCTGGGCGGTTTGCGTGACGAGGCTGAAATCCGCGGGCACCGGAAAACCTATATCGGGGCTATGCCCGGACGCATCATCCAGAGCATTAAGAAAGCGGGTACGTCGAATCCTGTATTTGTCCTCGATGAGATCGACAAATTGTCGAACAGCAACCAGGGCGATCCGTCATCGGCGTTGCTTGAAGTGCTCGATCCGGAGCAAAATAGTGAGTTTTACGATAATTTCCTTGAAATGGGCTATGACCTTTCGAAAATCATGTTCATCGCGACGTCGAATAACCTGAGCGCCATACAGCCCGCGCTGCGCGACAGGATGGAAATCATCAAGATGTCAGGTTACACCATTGAGGAGAAGGTGGAAATTGCCAAAAATCATTTGTTCCCGAAACAGCTTGCAGCACATGGCCTAACGCCGAAGCAACTGACCATCGGGAAGAAGCAGCTTGAAAAAATCATTGAAGGCTACACCCGCGAATCAGGAGTGCGCAACCTCGAGAACAAGTTAGCGCAGGTGATACGCCATGCGGCGAAATCAGTTGCCATGGAAGAAGCGTACAACAGTAAGGTAAGCGATGCGGACATCGTGGAAATCCTGGGCGCTCCCAAACTGCACCGTGACAAATCGGAAAGCAATGAGGTGGCGGGCGTCGTCACCGGACTGGCGTGGACCAGCGTGGGCGGCGACATCCTGTTTATCGAGTCACTGATATCTAAGGGAAAAGGCACAATGAGCATGACCGGAAACCTGGGGAATGTCATGAAGGAGTCGGCGACCATTGCACTCGAATACATCAAGGCGAATGCGGAACAATTGGGCATTGACCAGGAAATTCTCTCAAAATACAATCTGCACATCCACATACCGGAGGGCGCCACGCCCAAAGACGGACCGAGCGCGGGCATTGCAATGCTGACTTCACTCGTATCGGTGCTGAAGCAGAAGAAAATACGTAAGAGCCTTGCAATGACCGGCGAGATTACGCTGCGCGGCAAGGTATTGCCGGTGGGTGGTATCAAGGAGAAAATCCTCGCTGCAAAACGCGCCAATATTAAGGAAATCATTATGTGCCTCGATAATAAGAGCGATGTCGAGGAAATCAACAAGACGTATATTGAGGGCCTGACATTTCATTATGTAAAGGAAATGAGCGAGGTGCTGAAAATTGCGATACTGGATGAAAAAGTAAAAAACGCGAAGACATTGTCATAA